One stretch of Verrucomicrobiia bacterium DNA includes these proteins:
- a CDS encoding biopolymer transporter ExbD yields MRFTQGRRRAAPSVIIVSLIDVLLVVLIFLMVTTTFRQSPSVPIVLPEARQDVRQGASTDRRIVTIQRNAPHLFLDTLPIAFEDLERELVASTARNTNLTLTIATDEGAPFGEFWRVSEAAQRARFRHVEVATRSPAAP; encoded by the coding sequence ATGCGCTTCACCCAGGGCAGACGCCGCGCCGCCCCCTCGGTCATCATCGTCTCGCTGATCGATGTCCTCCTCGTCGTCCTGATCTTCCTCATGGTCACCACCACCTTCCGCCAGTCCCCCTCCGTCCCCATCGTCCTCCCCGAAGCCCGACAGGACGTCCGCCAGGGCGCCTCCACCGACCGCCGCATCGTCACCATCCAGCGCAACGCGCCCCACCTCTTCCTCGATACCCTCCCCATCGCCTTCGAGGACCTCGAACGCGAACTGGTCGCCAGCACCGCCCGCAACACCAACCTCACCCTCACCATCGCCACCGACGAAGGCGCCCCCTTCGGCGAATTCTGGCGCGTCTCCGAAGCCGCCCAACGCGCCCGGTTCCGCCACGTCGAAGTCGCCACCCGTTCCCCCGCCGCCCCCTGA
- a CDS encoding MotA/TolQ/ExbB proton channel family protein — protein MLQLLRDGDPFIWLLVLTSVVALAMMIERGLALRWSRMIPPPLLDELERFTHGGRADALERHALQFDSPLGRLIRLGIANTTLPRDENRDAVETRARREVSRMERGIVVLEIIVGIAPLLGLVGTIHGLIILFGDVSQMGLADSSVFARGIAIALNATLLGLLIAIPSLVAWSYFSRKVESIAIEMESACSELLDHLYPKSAEPARPPANLP, from the coding sequence ATGCTGCAACTGCTTCGCGACGGCGATCCCTTCATCTGGCTGCTGGTCCTCACCTCCGTGGTCGCCCTCGCCATGATGATCGAACGCGGCCTGGCCCTTCGCTGGTCCCGCATGATCCCCCCTCCCCTCCTCGACGAACTCGAACGCTTCACCCACGGCGGCCGCGCCGATGCCCTCGAACGCCACGCCCTCCAGTTCGACTCGCCCCTCGGCCGCCTCATCCGCCTCGGCATCGCCAATACCACCCTCCCCCGCGACGAAAACCGCGACGCCGTCGAGACCCGCGCCCGCCGCGAAGTCTCCCGCATGGAACGTGGCATCGTCGTCCTCGAAATCATCGTCGGCATCGCCCCTCTCCTCGGCCTCGTCGGCACCATCCACGGCCTCATCATCCTCTTCGGCGACGTCAGCCAGATGGGTCTCGCCGACAGTTCCGTCTTCGCCCGGGGCATCGCCATCGCCCTCAACGCCACGCTCCTCGGCCTCCTCATCGCCATCCCCTCCCTCGTCGCCTGGAGCTACTTCAGCCGCAAGGTCGAGAGCATCGCCATCGAGATGGAATCCGCCTGCAGCGAACTCCTCGACCACCTCTACCCGAAGTCCGCCGAACCCGCCCGCCCTCCCGCCAACCTGCCCTGA